One bacterium BMS3Abin08 genomic window, TGTCCTCTCATCCGTGGTGCTTCCCGTCCCGACAACCTTTCTGTCATCCTGCCAGAGTCGATACTTGAAAGTTGGAAGCTTCCTTGAATATACAGCACCCTCAAGGCCGATACTCTTTATGGTCTGCTCTGTAAGGACCGGCGAACCTTCGGTTATGGGCGCAAAGGATCTGTCGGTGAGTTTGGCAGCAAAAAATGTGAAGGGGTATTTTGTGCCTTTTATGAAATTCAGTCTTATATTGTAGTCCTTGCTCTTTGCGGACAGAGCATCTCCGTTTCTTTTACCGCTCTCTTTAGTAAATGTTCCACTTAAAAAATATTCCAGGAGTTTCGGGTGATAGATATAGCCCTTGTATTTCAGGTTGTACTTCTGCTCTATGCTCCACTGCTCGGTGGTCGAATCCGCTGTTTTAGCTAACTCGTTTCTGTAGGTAAGCTGAACGAGACCTGAAAAACCATACCTCTGGGCATACAACATATGCGGAGATAACAACACCATCACCAAAGTAAGCAGGAGAAGCCCCCGCTTCTTTAGCGCCAACCGATTCAGGCAGTCTGAAAATCTTACTAAGACAAGCACCTCTTTCCATCACGTAACAATTGAATTACATGCAGCAAAACCAGCCCTCTCTGCACGGAACGCACAGCCACTAATGTCTTGCTGTGCATTTTAAAATCGCAAACTTTTGAAAAGGATACAGGATATATTAGCTAAAAATCAACAAAAATGGTAACTATTTAGCCACAGACTTTTCACAGACTAATATATTCGCAAAAATTCAGCATGCCGCAGAGAATTCTGAAAACCTGGGGAACAGAGATTCTCCTTCTCGGACAGGATGTTAATAAAACTACAAGACACTACATAAGACTTTCTCTTTTAGACAGGATGGACAGGATGTTTCTAAAAGAATTGCAAGATTCTTATGTCTTTATCCTGTCTATCCTGTCTAAATAATAGAGTCTGTGTATAAATTACGGTCTTTTGTCATTCCCGCAAGCGAAGCGAGTCGGGAATCCTTCTTATAAAACGATTCCGGACAAGCCGGAATGACGGAAAAACGACAACTGTTCGACTTTATACACAGACACTAAATAGAGTCTGTGTACAAACTCATCTATTCCGTCATTCCGCACTTGATGCGGGATCCAGAACCGCTTGATTTTACTGGATTCCCGTTTTCACGGGAATGACAACAACACAGTTTATACACAGACTCTAAATACTTCCTTTCTCAGTCAGGATGTTAATAAAACTACAAGACACTACATAAGACTTTCTCTTTAGACAGGATGGACAGGATAACGGATTAACTACAAGATTCTTATCTCTTTTTCTTTTATCCTGTTAATCCTGTCCAAATAGTCTTCTAATCTTTTTCTCTCTGTGACGCGGTGAACTTATATTACAATGCACCTTGCCGAAGGCCCCGACCTTTGGTCGGAGGGCTTGACTGGAATTCTTGTTTTAAACATAACACCCTGCGGCCTCTGCCGCAGTTCCACATTTCCGTCATTCCCCGAAAGCGTTCGGGGAATCTTTCTTCCAGGAAGTATCCCTAACAAGTCGAAGGATTCCCGACAAGCGGGAATGACAGCGAAAATAAACATACAATTTTCAGACGCCCTGCGGTCTCTGCCGCAGGAGATTCAAATATTTGCAATTCTAAAAATACTCTATCTTTGCGCCTGCCCTAAGCCTCTTTATAAGCTCGTTCATCCGTTTCTTCTGCATTGAACCGGTAAGCTCTCTTCTGAGCTTATCCTTTACCTCTTTAAGAGAGAGTTGCCTTGACGGCCTTCTGTCCTCAACCTTCAGTATATGATAGCCCGTGTCGGTCTCTATGATTTTACTCACCTGACCGACCTTAAGGGAAAATGCCGCATCTTCAACCTCAGACGCCATCCTGCCACGGTGGATAAATCCTACATCGCCACCCTTGACCCTGCTCATATCATCTGAATAGCTCCATGCAACCTTTGCGAAATCCTCACCGGCCTTAATTTTTGAATAAGCCTCCTCTGCCTTTGCCCTTGCCTTTTTCCTGAAATCAGGCACTGAGGGGTCAAACTTAACCCATAGATACCTCAGTTTCACAGATTCAGGGACACTGAACTTCTCTTTATTGTTATTGAAATAATCAGAAAGCTTCTTATCACTCAGGGAAACCTTCACCTCTTTCTCTATAATACTTCTCACAAGGAGCGTCTTCTTTATCTTCTCCTTGAGCATTGCCACCGTAATATTGTTCTTCTTCATTGCCTCATTAAAGGCCTCTTCCGAAGGGTATTTCCCCTTAATCCTGTCAAGCCTTTCCCTGACATCCGATTTTTTAGCCTTCAGCCCCTGCCTCTGAGCCTCCTGAAAGAGGAGTTCTTCATTAATCAGGCTTTCGAGCGCCTTTTTCTCGACCTTCTTCTTTTTTTCAGGGGAGACATGGCCATGGTAGAATATCTGAGGAAGAAGCCTGTTTGTCATGACATCGAGTTCA contains:
- the prsA1 gene encoding foldase protein PrsA 1 precursor, whose protein sequence is MVNLNMENPTIYPGKYLKVLFICMILAFTCFTSAFAADLKDSTVVAMVNGAAITKAELDVMTNRLLPQIFYHGHVSPEKKKKVEKKALESLINEELLFQEAQRQGLKAKKSDVRERLDRIKGKYPSEEAFNEAMKKNNITVAMLKEKIKKTLLVRSIIEKEVKVSLSDKKLSDYFNNNKEKFSVPESVKLRYLWVKFDPSVPDFRKKARAKAEEAYSKIKAGEDFAKVAWSYSDDMSRVKGGDVGFIHRGRMASEVEDAAFSLKVGQVSKIIETDTGYHILKVEDRRPSRQLSLKEVKDKLRRELTGSMQKKRMNELIKRLRAGAKIEYF